A genomic segment from Pirellulales bacterium encodes:
- a CDS encoding PEP-CTERM sorting domain-containing protein, translated as MIRKTIVATMAATLVFSLIAATAQRAAALPVTLTDTNIAGGTQSRIDISASASLGGTALSSAPQVTQGNGSATTSYAQTSSNTPSTMGVNVGPYSIGFSNNSFSQAANATGLLGLTAQIAPGVGGTTGTAPADYGLVFTSPQNVVIPPIDISSLNLGISTLNLGTLTGINLNVALRNVVLNLSSPILPTTGGGSYPQHFDSSQVGISVTGTSDMSLTATLQQDNIVDWLATGVALTTLVQYLGTQGITLTETGNIGSLSYQLGFGFSTALPTISSPDNNAGDGLIEHVGSNLRVTLPVNFDITPSTLPAPLNTLLTANFTMTGNLVGTASFAVPEPSSIALAAVGLCGLVGVARRRRRKM; from the coding sequence ATGATTCGGAAGACCATCGTCGCCACAATGGCGGCGACCCTCGTTTTCTCTCTCATCGCTGCGACTGCGCAGCGCGCGGCCGCATTGCCCGTCACGTTAACAGACACCAACATCGCTGGCGGCACACAGAGCAGGATCGATATCTCGGCCTCCGCATCTCTTGGCGGCACCGCCTTGAGCAGTGCTCCGCAGGTAACTCAGGGCAACGGAAGCGCGACCACCAGTTACGCCCAGACGTCGAGCAACACGCCGAGCACCATGGGTGTGAACGTGGGCCCCTACAGTATCGGTTTTTCGAACAATAGCTTCTCGCAAGCGGCAAATGCCACCGGGCTTCTGGGCCTTACCGCACAAATCGCGCCAGGCGTTGGCGGCACGACCGGCACGGCTCCCGCCGACTACGGCTTGGTCTTCACGTCGCCCCAGAATGTGGTCATTCCGCCGATTGACATCAGCTCGCTGAACCTGGGTATTTCGACGTTGAATCTTGGCACCCTGACGGGCATCAATCTGAACGTTGCCCTACGGAATGTCGTGCTGAATTTGTCGAGCCCGATCCTGCCCACGACGGGTGGCGGAAGCTATCCTCAGCACTTTGATTCGAGCCAGGTTGGCATCTCGGTAACGGGCACCTCGGACATGTCGCTGACCGCGACCTTGCAGCAGGACAATATCGTCGACTGGCTGGCCACTGGCGTGGCGCTCACCACCCTGGTGCAGTATCTGGGCACGCAAGGCATCACGCTTACCGAAACGGGTAATATAGGATCGCTAAGCTACCAGCTCGGCTTTGGTTTCAGCACGGCGCTGCCGACGATCAGCTCGCCCGACAACAATGCCGGCGATGGATTGATCGAGCACGTCGGATCGAACCTGCGCGTCACGCTGCCGGTGAATTTCGACATTACGCCGAGTACCCTGCCTGCTCCATTGAATACGCTGCTCACGGCCAATTTCACGATGACCGGCAACCTTGTCGGGACGGCCTCCTTCGCGGTGCCGGAGCCGTCGTCGATCGCGCTGGCCGCGGTGGGCCTGTGTGGTCTGGTGGGCGTTGCCCGCCGTCGGCGTCGTAAGATGTAG